TCGTCTCGCGGAAGCCCACGATCTCTACTTCTTCGCTCACCTTCACCTTGCCGCGCTCGATTCTTCCGGTTACGACCGTTCCGCGTCCCGAGATCGAGAAGATATCTTCAATCGGCATCAGGAACGGCTTATCGACATCGCGTGCCGGCAAAGGAACGTTCTTATCCACTGCTTCCATCAGCTCGTCGATCGTCTTCTCCCACTTGGCTTCGCCATTCAGCGCGCCAAGAGCGGATCCACGAACCACCGGCAGCGCATCTCCGGGAAACTGATACTTGCTGAGCAACTCGCGTACCTCAACTTCCACAAGATCAATCAGCTCAGCATCTTCCACCGCATCGCACTTGTTCAGAAACACCACAATGTAAGGCACTCCGACCTGACGCGCCAGCAGCACGTGCTCTTTTGTCTGCGGCATCGGACCATCGGTCGCTGCGACCACGAGAATCGCGCCGTCCATCTGCGCCGCGCCCGTAATCATGTTCTTGATGTAGTCGGCGTGGCCCGGGCAATCGACGTGCGCATAGTGCCGATTCGGCGTCTCGTATTCAACGTGTGCCGTCGCGATCGTGATACCGCGCTCGCGCTCTTCCGGCGCGTTGTCGATCGAATCAAACGAGCGGAACTGGATCTTCGGATTGTGCTTTGACAGCACCTTGGTGATCGCCGCTGTCAAAGTCGTCTTGCCATGATCGATATGCCCAATCGTCCCCACATTCACGTGCGGCTTGCTGCGGTCAAATTTCTGTTTCGCCATGAAATTAGCTCCTAAGCTGCTAGCTGCTAAGCATTTAGCTTGCCTATTGATATCTAAACAGCTTCGAATATTTCGTTCTCAACTCGACCGGAATCTCTTCAATGCGAGTGAGATAAAACTCCCGAATCAAACCCTGATCCGACGCGCCGAGTTCGCCATACAACTGCTCAGACGTCTGAGCCTGCTTCGCTCCCGGCAATTGCTCAAACACGTGCTCTTTAAGCATTCTTTCGAACTCGCGAACGCGCAATCCAAAGCGCTTTACGAGCTGCAAAAAGTCGTCTGTACGCGCTATCAAAGCGTTCTCAATTGCACGTTTTAGCTCGTCAAAAACCTGTTGATTTTGGACGTCAATCGGCGCCTGAACGAATTGCATGTCCCTTAATCTCTGGAGCGGGAGACGGGAATCGAACCCGCGACCAACAGCTTGGAAGGCTGTGACTCTACCACTGAGTTACTCCCGCGAACCGCTGTGACTCTAGGGCTAAAGCCCTGACCTACGTTACTCCCGCGAAACTAGCTGCCAAGCTCCTAAGCTGCTAGCCAAACCTTCTAACCCCAAGAATCTACTCGGCTTCCTCTTTACTGCCAGACATCTGATGCTCGCGAATCGCGTGCATCACCGTACGCAAAGCGAGCAGCGCAAGAACCGCTAATGTCAACAACCGAAATGGGATCTTCCCAACCGGAGTACTTACGACTCCGGGATCCATCGTGGTCCAAACCAGTGCCGCAAGCGCGATATACGCAGCTAAAGCCAGTATTAAGCGCCGCGTAATGACTCCTGGCTGCTTCAATTACGAATCAGAACAACTGGTGCACAGGGGAGGATTCGAACCTCCGTAGCTCCAAAGAGCGGCAGATTTACAGTCTGCTGCCATTAACCACTCGGCCACCTGTGCAACGAAAACTGGAGCCGATGACCAGGATTGAACTGGTGACCTCTCCCTTACCAAGGGAGTGCTCTACCAACTGAGCTACATCGGCCAAATGGCCCAGAACGCCGCCTCTAAGCCGCTGCAAAAAGGGCAGTTATACTCCGGGCCGCCAAGGGAACCCAACCCAAATCGCAAACCAGAAACGCAAAAGAACCAACAACCGGCTAGCAGCCAGAAGCCAGCAGCTAGTAACTTAAAAGGGAACTTACTGGAGGTGTTCCTCTCGAGGTGTACTTCTCTTGCGCCGCGGTCGCCGCCAAACTGGAGCTGGCGAAGGGATTTGAACCCCCGACCCTCTGATTACAAATCAGATGCTCTACCAGCTGAGCTACGCCAGCAATCTTCTCACGTGCCCAACTGTCCACCGACACTCAGACCCGCGCCCGCTAAGCGGGTAAACTATGCGAGTTTAGCATCCACAAAGAGCGCTTGCAAGGCGCACAAACACCGGTTAAGTCCACATTTGGACTCCACATAGCACTCTTGCGCGCAGAGTTAACTACATCAAAAGCGCAGAATTCACGCGGATGCGCGCAGACTCAGCCAATGATTGCAACCGATTTCTCGCGTATGAAACACAGAATAAAGGACTACAGAAATCGAGTTTGCCATCTTCCGAACCCATTTCCGGCGCCGAATGCAGACGAAATTCAGCGTTTGAGAAGCAAGAATCAAGGTCTGTCGCAAACAATTCGGAGACTTCGGACGCACTTTCTCGGCATGTAAACGAAGCAATCTCGTCCTTTGCAACAACAGAATGAGGGTTATCGCGCCCCTATCCGACCCTTATGAAGCACAATCCGCGCTCAATCTGCGCATTCCAGCGCCGATTTTGAAGCTTGCAGAGCACAAAATCGGGCACATTTGGATCGGATCTGAGGCGCTTAAGAACGGTCTTGAAGGCACTAAAGCTGATCCTTGGTCAGCCCAGGCAGCTCCAGGGAGGGCCACGGACTCTATTCGTGCCAGATTGGGAACCATTATTTGCTCTCAATTTTGCCTTTTTCAGCGGCTTCAGCCCCGGCCGAAGCCGCTTGAGTCCTTCGAAAAGAAGGTTAGAACGTGGAAGATTGTCTCCTTTTGGCACGATGAATCCATGCCCCTGCCCCACACCGAGCGGCAAAAACGCGCCCCAAGCAAGCCATGATCCTCAACTTAAGGCTTCCCAACCCCGCTTTGGTATCATTCACGGTCGAGCTATTCGCACTATCCGCTCGCCTAAGTGCGTACTTCACTCCATCCGACCACACTCATTCAGGCGCCTAATCCTCGCTCGGATCGCACGATTCCGGCCTCTCGCGCATGAGACGCACGCAACGCAAGCGCATTACTGCGATCGTAATCACCGTTGCAGTCATAGCCGCGCTGCTTACCGGCGCGATTTTTCTGCGCAAATACGCAGCTCCCGAGCCGGCGCGGCTGCTTCCTGAGTGCGAGGGAATCCTCTACGCCAACCTGAAGCCACTGCGGACATTCACCAACTTCGGACAAAGACCCACAGCCTGGGCGCCCGAGTATCAGAGCTTCGTGACCCAGAC
This Acidobacteriota bacterium DNA region includes the following protein-coding sequences:
- the tuf gene encoding elongation factor Tu (EF-Tu; promotes GTP-dependent binding of aminoacyl-tRNA to the A-site of ribosomes during protein biosynthesis; when the tRNA anticodon matches the mRNA codon, GTP hydrolysis results; the inactive EF-Tu-GDP leaves the ribosome and release of GDP is promoted by elongation factor Ts; many prokaryotes have two copies of the gene encoding EF-Tu), whose product is MAKQKFDRSKPHVNVGTIGHIDHGKTTLTAAITKVLSKHNPKIQFRSFDSIDNAPEERERGITIATAHVEYETPNRHYAHVDCPGHADYIKNMITGAAQMDGAILVVAATDGPMPQTKEHVLLARQVGVPYIVVFLNKCDAVEDAELIDLVEVEVRELLSKYQFPGDALPVVRGSALGALNGEAKWEKTIDELMEAVDKNVPLPARDVDKPFLMPIEDIFSISGRGTVVTGRIERGKVKVSEEVEIVGFRET